Below is a genomic region from Leishmania braziliensis MHOM/BR/75/M2904 WGS CADA00000000 data, contig 1, whole genome shotgun sequence.
gaagggtaGAGATCAGACAGTGGGGTGAGGAGATCGACAAAGGCGGGGCAGGAGTAGGAGAgaggacagagaggagaCCCAATAGTGAGAGATATGGAAAGGTAATAGGGGCGGAAGAAGAATAAAAACTAACAAAGGAAGGGCGGGAAAATATTAGAGAtcgaaagaggggggaggaatgAAGAGCAGGGaggtggggaaggaggaggaaggcaaaAGCGGGGTGACGACGGAGGGGTGAAGAGAGCCAGGGAACAAAAAAGATGAGAGGCGGTCGGAGTGGGCGCCCCCCcacaaaagagaggagaggaagaaggagctgGAAAAGGGAGAACAACGCTGGCACATAGGACAACAAAGATGAACGTGGGATACGACAAGGAGGACGTTCAGGCATGGCGGAGGTGTTGCGAATGGGCCGGAACGCCAGCTACGACTTCCTCACGAATAAGTGCATGGAGGACaacatcacgcagtggccgGAGATGTTCTGCAACACCACGGAGAGGCGGTATCGGTGCCCCACCGACCGGCTGAGGATGGGGACGTGCGGTATACGCACCTATAGCACCCCGATGCCGACGTACTTCCAGTACTTCACCAATGCCTTTCTCGGCGGGTTCTCAGCATTCCTGGACTACTGCCCGTTCATCGTGGGCTACAGCAATGGTGCTTGCAATCAGGACCCATCGACGGCATCGCCTTCTTTGCAGGCCTTCAacgtcttctccgacgcggcgcgctgcttcgaTGGCGTCTTTCAGCCGAGGAACAGTAATGCTCGCTCTGAGCCAAACAACGCCTTGTGCGCCAACGTGATGTgcgacacggcggcgcgcacgtacagcgtccaggtgcgcggcagcagcggctacgtcgcatgcacgccgggcgAGAGCATTGACCTGGCCACCTtgagcgccgccttcgtgaATGGCAGCTACATCACGTGCGCGccgtacgtggaggtgtgccaggccAACATCAAGGGAGTCATAGACTTcgagagagacgctgccgacacagcggcgatgcgacAGTGGAGTGAAAGGATGTATGTATTGgccactgtgacggctgtgctgctagggatagtgctcgctgccatggcaggcCTCGTGGTGGGGCTGCTTGTTATCAGCCTTTCCTGATCGTGACGGAAGCTGAGCGgctcccgctgcggctgacgaGGGCCTCTGCCAGCGTGAAACGGAACGAGCAGGACGACTGggtgcgcggtgccgctgtagtgTGCCCCTGTGCCGACGGCCATCGCAGCCCACGCGCGTCGGAATGGCCTTTtgcttttttgtttttagTTTTTGGTGTTCTGTCGCCTCTCGGTGACGGCATCTCCCGTATCGGCAGCTTCAGAGTCTGATGGATGCGTGTATTGgggactctctctctcgcagcccccaccaccccctccctttccgttgcttctcttttcctattgctgcgcgggtgtgcgtgccgctggtagACACCTTGAGCTCCTGGCCATTcgccctgcagtggcgcagacgaccaTCAAGGTCATGGGGTGGGTCTCGACACaccccgctgtcccacggcgagcacaccgcgcgtgtctgttttcctttgctttcagCATCCTGTGCTTTCGACTCTGCAAACGCCGTGCggcgggcgcaggcggcctgatgtgcgccctctctctctctctctcggcagcGCGACACGGGGAATGGACGTGAgccagaggggaggaaggcgagcacgcgccCCTGCGCCATGGCCGGCAGTCGTGCGCTTCCTTCTCGCGACCTCCCAGAgagtcaccctctcccccgcccagCACGCGTCAGCAGGGCGCCCTCGCCTACGGcactcgccgtcctccgacACGCGCCCTATTCGGGGCTGGAAAGGgcagccggagggcgtggggCCGCGTCTGTTGCTcgtggccgccgcccgcCCTTGGGGTGCGCGGGAGGCCGCGGCGTGCGGGGCACCTCGCCCCTGCTTCCCTCTAGggccctccgcccctcactctttctccgccctcccccctcctcgctaTCTCGTCCACGCTgcccgcaccaccaccgtccacctccccctatcgctgcgcagcgccccTCCGCCCTTACACACCCTggcacgcacccgcagcaccaccggcacTGCCAGCATGTCccgcgaccgcagcagcacgccccggcgccgcagcgacgccgcacgcctgatgcggctcgccgcagcgggcctcgtcatggccgtcggtgccgccgccgtgtgggcgcaggccgccggccatcactgcatccacgacaagctgcaggcccgcgtgctgcagtcggtggcgcagcagcacaggcctCCCGGCAGCGTCTCGGCCCTCGGTCTGCCCTACGTGTCCGCCGACTGGGCGCTGGCCGacagcacgtcgccgagTGTCGCGCACTCCGCGGACtggggcacgctgcgcatTCTTTTATCAGTCGAAGATCTCAACGACCCCGACTACTACTGCTCCTACGTTGGGCAGCTTGTGAACAACCACGCTGGCGCTCTCGACATGTGCAAAGCCGAGGACATCCTCACGGACGCGAAGCGCAATACACTTGTCGGCTCCATCAtcccgcaggcgctgcagctgcacacggaGCGGCTgaaggtgaggcaggtgcagggcagctggaaggtgaccggcatgacgggcgaCGTGTGCGGCACCTTCAAGGTACCGGAGGCACACGTCACGGTAGGCGTCAGCAACGCcgacttcgtgctgtacgtTGCCTCGGTACCGAGCAAGCCGGGCGTGATGGCGTGGGCTGTAATGTGCCAGGCGTTCTTTGACGACCGACCTGCCGTGGGTGTCATCAACATCCCTGCGGCCTACATTCGGTCAGCCTACGACCAAATTATGCTGCGCTCCGTGACGCACGAGAtggcgcacgccctcggcttcgacctcctccttttcgAAGAATCGGATCTCCTTGATGAGGTGAACAACTTGCGTGGGAGGGACTACGAAGTTCCTGTGCTCAACAGCCCCACGGTggtggccaaggcgcgcgagcagtacggctgcCCCACCTTGACGTttctggaggtggaggataCGGGTGATGGTTCTACTGCCGGCTCGCATCTTAAGAggcgcaacgccaaggaCGAGCTCATGGCGCCTGTAATGGGCGCGGGGTACTACACCGCCCTGACCATGGCCACCTTCGAGGACTTCGGCTTCTACCGGGTTGACTTCACCaaggccgaggtgatgccgtggggCCGAGCACTCCAGCTGCGACTTCATCACCAAGAAGTGCATGGAGGACaacatcacgcagtggccgGAGATGTTCTGCAACTCCACCGAGAGTTCGTATCTGTGCCCCACCCACCGCCTTAAAATCGGGAGATGCAGCATAGCCACGTATGACGACCCGCTGCCGACGTACTTCCAGTACTTCACCAAAACGTCTCTCGGCGGGAGCTCAGAATTCATGGACTTCTGCCCGATTATCGTGGCCTACAGTAATATTGCTTGCGATCAGGACCCATCGACGGCATCGCCTGCTTTAATGGAGTTCAACGTCTTCTCCGACTCGTCGCGCTGCTTTGATGGGACCTTCACACCGAAGCACAACACTGGTCCATATGAGCAGTACAACGCCTTGTGCGCCAACGTGATGTGCGACAGAGCCCACCACACGTACAGCGTcgaggtgcgcggcagcagcggctacgtcgcatgcacgccgggcgAGAGGGTGGAGCTGACCACGATCAGCACCGCCTTCGTGGAAGGCAGCTACATCACGTGCCCGCtgtacgtggaggtgtgccaggccAACATCAAGGGAGTCATAGACTTcgagagagacgctgccgacacagcggcggtgtgatGGTGGCGTGAAAGGATGACTGCATTGgccactgtgacggctgcgctgctggggataGTGCTCGTTGCCATGGCAGGCCTCGTGGTATGGCTGCTTGTTATCAGCCTTTCCTGATCGTGACGGAAGCTGAGCGgctcccgctgcggctgacgaGGGCCTCTGCTAGCGTGAAACGGAACGAGCAGGACGACTGggtgcgcggtgccgctgtagtgTGCCCCTGTGCCGACGGCCATCGCAGCCCACGCACGTCGAAATGGCCTTTtgcttttttgtttttagTTTTTGGTGTTCTGTCGCCTCTCGGTGACGGCATCTCCCGTATCGGCAGCTTCAGAGTCTGATGGATGCGTGTGTTGggggctctctccctctctcgcagcccccaccaccccctccctatccgttgcttctcttttcctattgctgcgcgggtgtgcgtgccgctggtagACACCTTGAGCTCCTGGCCATTtgccctgcagtggcgcagacgaccaTCAAGGTCATGGGGTGGGTCTCGACACaccccgctgtcccacggcgagcacaccgcgcgtgtgtgttttcctttgctttcagCATCCTGTGCTTTCGACTCTGCAAACGCCGTGCggcgggcgcaggcggcctgatgtgcgccctctctctctctctcttggcggCGCGACACGGGGAATGGACGTGAgccagaggggaggaaggcgagcacgcgccCCTGCGCCATGGCCGGCAGTCGTGCGCTTCGTTGTCGCGACCTCCCAGAgagtcaccctctcccccgcccagCACGCGTCAGCAGGGCGCCCTCGCCTACGGcactcgccgtcctccgacACGCGCCCTATTCGGGGCTGGAAAGGgcagccggagggcgtggggCCGCGTCTGTTGCTcgtggccgccgcccttTCGGTGCGCGGGAGGCCGCGGCGTGCGGGGCACCTCGCCCCTGCTTCCCTCTAGggccctccgcccctcactctttctccgccctctcccctcctcgctaTCTCGCCCACGCTgcccgcaccaccaccgtccacctccccctatcgctgcgcagcgcccctccgccctcacaccccctctcactctcccacccgcccacgTGTTGGCCGGCGTCACTGGCCCCCTggcacgcacccgcagcaccaccggcacTGCCAGCATGTCccgcgaccgcagcagcacgcaccggcgccgcagcgacgccgcacgcctgatgcggctcgccgcagcgggcctcgtcatggccgtcggtgccgccgccgtgtgggcgcaggccgccggccatcactgcatccacgacaagctgcaggcccgcgtgctgcagtcggtggcgcagcagcacaggcctCCCGGCAGCGTCTCGGCCCTCGGTCTGCCCTACGTGTCCGCCGACTGGGCGCTGGCCGacagcacgtcgccgagTGTCGCGCACTCCGCGGACtggggcacgctgcgcatTCTTTTA
It encodes:
- the GP63-1 gene encoding GP63, leishmanolysin; amino-acid sequence: MAEVLRMGRNASYDFLTNKCMEDNITQWPEMFCNTTERRYRCPTDRLRMGTCGIRTYSTPMPTYFQYFTNAFLGGFSAFLDYCPFIVGYSNGACNQDPSTASPSLQAFNVFSDAARCFDGVFQPRNSNARSEPNNALCANVMCDTAARTYSVQVRGSSGYVACTPGESIDLATLSAAFVNGSYITCAPYVEVCQANIKGVIDFERDAADTAAMRQWSERMYVLATVTAVLLGIVLAAMAGLVVGLLVISLS
- the GP63-2 gene encoding GP63, leishmanolysin; the encoded protein is MDVSQRGGRRARAPAPWPAVVRFLLATSQRVTLSPAQHASAGRPRLRHSPSSDTRPIRGWKGQPEGVGPRLLLVAAARPWGAREAAACGAPRPCFPLGPSAPHSFSALPPPRYLVHAARTTTVHLPLSLRSAPPPLHTLARTRSTTGTASMSRDRSSTPRRRSDAARLMRLAAAGLVMAVGAAAVWAQAAGHHCIHDKLQARVLQSVAQQHRPPGSVSALGLPYVSADWALADSTSPSVAHSADWGTLRILLSVEDLNDPDYYCSYVGQLVNNHAGALDMCKAEDILTDAKRNTLVGSIIPQALQLHTERLKVRQVQGSWKVTGMTGDVCGTFKVPEAHVTVGVSNADFVLYVASVPSKPGVMAWAVMCQAFFDDRPAVGVINIPAAYIRSAYDQIMLRSVTHEMAHALGFDLLLFEESDLLDEVNNLRGRDYEVPVLNSPTVVAKAREQYGCPTLTFLEVEDTGDGSTAGSHLKRRNAKDELMAPVMGAGYYTALTMATFEDFGFYRVDFTKAEVMPWGRALQLRLHHQEVHGGQHHAVAGDVLQLHREFVSVPHPPP